One part of the Musa acuminata AAA Group cultivar baxijiao chromosome BXJ1-5, Cavendish_Baxijiao_AAA, whole genome shotgun sequence genome encodes these proteins:
- the LOC135673909 gene encoding phytosulfokine receptor 2-like, with amino-acid sequence MIITKIVVEKFDRNVNFGIWQLKMKVIQDGVDLALQGVKNILDDMSKEDLAVSWKASLQPVVALSTTEAEYMTMIETLAWLATHARVIGLDLLGKGLEGVLSPSVSGLDKLSFLNLSLSSFRGPIPPELFHVKLLAVIDLSNNHLLGEMPPGIGNLSSLSLLDISNNRFTGMIPDVFHGLTKLEVFSAESIGFVGRLPTSLSSCSMLTSLYLWNNSLNGSIDLDFGRLLRLTVLNLGWNRLHGLIPESLSSCKALQILNLNRNNLSGLVPQKLRNLRSLSFLALEQNNLSNISNALAVLQGCHNLTVKNEEMPTNGIRGFGSLRALSMANCGFRGSMPLWLRKCRELRAINLAWNLFSGEIPSWFEGFDHLFVMDLSNNSFYGEIPISLMQLKS; translated from the exons atgataataacaaagatcgttgtcgagaaattcgacagaaatgtcaacttcggcatatgGCAGCTCAAGATGAAGGTCATTCAagatggagttgatttggcatTACAGGGAGTTAAGAACATTCTAGATGAtatgtcaaaggaagatcttgcag ttagttggaaagcttccttacaacctgtcgtggctttatctactacagaggcagaatatatgacaaTGATAGAG ACTCTAGCTTGGTTAGCAACGCACGCAAGAGTCATCGGTCTCGATCTATTGGGAAAAGGCCTCGAAGGGGTTCTCTCACCGTCCGTGTCTGGTTTGGACAAGCTTAGTTTCCTCAACCTCTCCCTCAGTTCTTTCCGAGGCCCCATCCCACCCGAGCTGTTCCACGTGAAGCTCTTGGCGGTGATCGACTTGAGCAACAATCACTTGTTAGGCGAGATGCCACCGGGTATAGGAAACCTCTCAAGCCTGTCCCTATTGGATATCTCCAACAACAGGTTCACCGGGATGATCCCTGATGTCTTTCACGGCTTGACAAAGCTCGAGGTTTTCTCGGCTGAGTCTATTGGATTCGTTGGCCGGCTGCCCACTTCCTTGTCCTCGTGCTCGATGCTTACGTCGCTTTATCTGTGGAACAATTCTCTCAACGGTAGCATCGACCTCGACTTTGGACGATTACTTCGTCTTACCGTCCTCAACCTTGGATGGAATAGATTGCACGGGCTCATCCCGGAGAGCCTTTCTTCTTGCAAGGCACTACAGATCCTGAATCTGAATCGCAACAACCTAAGTGGTCTGGTTCCACAGAAGCTTCGCAATCTTCGTTCCCTTTCCTTCCTTGCCCTCGAGCAAAATAATCTCTCCAACATTTCCAACGCATTGGCAGTTCTTCAGGGGTGTCACAACTTGACCGTTAAAAATGAAGAAATGCCAACTAATGGAATCCGAGGATTTGGAAGCCTACGTGCTCTCAGCATGGCAAACTGTGGTTTTAGAGGTTCTATGCCCTTGTGGTTACGAAAATGCAGAGAACTTCGAGCTATAAATCTAGCATGGAATCTTTTTAGCGGAGAGATACCATCGTggtttgaaggttttgatcatcTGTTTGTCATGGACTTGTCGAACAACTCGTTCTACGGGGAGATCCCAATTTCCTTGATGCAATTGAAGAGTTAG